The Mugil cephalus isolate CIBA_MC_2020 chromosome 11, CIBA_Mcephalus_1.1, whole genome shotgun sequence genome includes a window with the following:
- the LOC125016475 gene encoding B-cell receptor CD22, whose translation MHVDTVFLVCPLILALWRGVQAVSPVPSVPGRVQALAGSCVVIPCSFTPLRGRKERMDVRLRFRGGSSIFPLRSTAFNSQDRDQVSRDFLGRTSLFGRIADGDCSVKIDRIRQDDPQAYEMALKKGEDLLWGKPRSFTLEVIDTPEPPVISGMLSATEGQTVTLNCSVSYHCPSKPPALEWRWERGALLNSTELGEVQTLYPDPHRRMLLASLSFTVSHRVKPRLSCEVNYSGAQPLATIRDLHVTFPPKDVKVQVHSLEVQEGGSVLLMCSCKADPPASEYRWSYTQHGHTVHLRQRTHTVRLFNVTRDMRVRCSAQNMIGRGESRPMPLNIQYKPAIFHLSSNCTVENSVLLCHCSVNSNPKPAVTWSVNGTPPPHDYNMSATSEPNMLTATLRGRMDKPQRVICFAFNALGNDSLILLQGNEETPTLLWLVLPAVAVCMLISLLCLLVYYCRKRSRKRVLRRRPAVYSGGLGIYQDRMPLYINCTEVTHIYSNGSYQLVYQNCTPLFVRTKQIPAMGRRGGERRRGGDGGGADRGASPVRATREVQGSAADADTAIYLEIL comes from the exons CCCTGTGGAGGGGGGTCCAGGCCGTCTCTCCTGTACCCTCAGTCCCTGGCCGTGTTCAAGCTCTGGCGGGCTCCTGCGTGGTGATCCCCTGCTCCTTCACTCCTCtcagggggaggaaggagaggatggaCGTGCGGCTGAGGTTCAGAGGTGGTAGCAGTATTTTTCCTCTTCGGAGCACTGCTTTTAACAGCCAGGACAGAGATCAAGTCAGCAGGGACTTCTTGGGCCGGACTTCCCTCTTTGGCCGGATCGCAGACGGAGACTGCTCAGTGAAGATCGACAGGATCAGGCAGGATGACCCGCAGGCGTATGAGATGGCTCTAAAGAAAGGTGAAGACTTACTCTGGGGGAAGCCAAGGAGCTTCACTCTGGAAGTTATTG ACACTCCTGAGCCACCCGTCATCAGCGGCATGTTGTCGgccacagagggacagacagtcACTCTGAACTGTTCCGTCAGCTATCACTGTCCCTCCAAACCTCCCGCCCTGGAGTGGAGGTGGGAGAGAGGAGCCCTGCTGAACAGCACTGAGCTCGGAGAAGTTCAGACACTCTACCCAGATCCGCACAGACGGATGCTACTGGCCTCTCTGTCCTTCACTGTGTCCCACCGGGTGAAACCCAGGCTCAGTTGTGAGGTCAACTACTCAGGAGCCCAACCATTAGCCACTATTAGGGATCTGCATGTGACTT TTCCACCAAAAGATGTGAAGGTTCAGGTGCACTCCTTGGAAGTGCAGGAGGGGGGCAGCGTTTTGCTGATGTGCTCTTGTAAAGCTGATCCTCCGGCGTCAGAGTACCGCTGGTCCTACACTCAGCACGGCCACACTGTGCACCTACGGCAGCGAACACACACGGTCCGGTTGTTCAACGTGACCCGAGATATGAGGGTCCGCTGCTCAGCTCAGAACATGATTGGTCGAGGAGAGTCCCGGCCCATGCCGCTTAATATTCAAT ATAAGCCAGCCATCTTCCACCTCTCCTCCAACTGCACTGTGGAGAACTCTGTGTTGCTGTGCCACTGTTCGGTCAACTCCAACCCCAAACCTGCCGTCACCTGGAGCGTCAATGGCACTCCTCCGCCGCACGATTACAACATGTCGGCAACATCAGAGCCCAACATGCTGACGGCCACTCTGAGAGGCCGCATGGACAAACCTCAGAGGGTGATCTGCTTCGCTTTCAACGCGCTGGGGAACGACTCTCTGATTTTGCTGCAGGGGAACGAGG AAACACCTACTTTGCTGTGGTTGGTTCTTCCTGCTGTGGCCGTCTGCATGCTCATAtcccttctctgtcttcttgtcTACTACTGccgaaagagaagcagaaa ACGTGTCCTGAGGAGACGTCCTGCTGTGTACTCTGGAGGACTGGGAATTTATCAAGACAGGATGCCCCTCTACATTAACTGCACAGAAGTCACTCATATTTACTCCAATGGCAGCTATCAACTCGTGTACCAGAACTGCACGCCTCTTTTTGTCCGCACTAAACAG ATTCCTGCAATGGGTAGAAGAGGtggggagagaagaagaggtggagatggtggaggagCGGACAGGGGAGCTAGTCCGGTCAGAGCAACAAGAGAGGTGCAAGGTTCTGCTGCCGACGCAGATACGGCCATCTACCTGGAAATCCTCTGA